The following proteins are encoded in a genomic region of Candidatus Paracaedibacteraceae bacterium:
- a CDS encoding flagellar assembly protein FliW — protein sequence MQHQSIEAQKNTNEYRVIMPNGIIGFNDLKHYILSELNDPFWELTSVEDNTIKFIMMELPDLTLGNISYEKADFTNILSAVDLGINDVKVYTIISIDSSDDGTKSMTVNMRAPFVYNPASYRGWQLVLADPKYPIAQVI from the coding sequence ATGCAGCATCAATCAATTGAAGCCCAGAAAAACACAAATGAATATCGTGTCATCATGCCAAACGGCATCATTGGATTTAATGATTTAAAACATTACATTCTATCGGAACTCAACGATCCATTCTGGGAATTAACGAGTGTGGAAGATAATACAATTAAGTTTATCATGATGGAATTACCTGATCTGACTTTGGGTAATATTTCCTATGAAAAAGCGGATTTCACAAACATTTTGTCGGCTGTTGATCTGGGCATAAATGATGTAAAAGTCTATACAATCATCTCTATCGACTCAAGTGATGACGGTACCAAATCAATGACTGTTAACATGCGGGCTCCCTTTGTCTATAATCCAGCATCCTATCGCGGATGGCAGCTCGTTCTTGCAGACCCCAAATACCCTATTGCTCAGGTGATTTAA
- a CDS encoding rod-binding protein: MTVKASDFANIAQTRAPLSSAPSNTPEKAWQAAQKFEATFTSHIIQQMFAHNDTGLFGGGQTEVMFRSIWAEKIADSMPGMFGIAESVYPILLKGQEVKS, from the coding sequence ATGACAGTCAAAGCAAGTGATTTCGCCAACATCGCCCAAACAAGAGCTCCCTTGAGCTCAGCCCCAAGCAACACCCCGGAAAAGGCTTGGCAAGCAGCACAAAAATTCGAAGCAACATTTACCAGCCATATCATTCAGCAAATGTTTGCCCATAATGATACAGGGCTATTCGGTGGTGGGCAAACAGAAGTTATGTTCAGATCCATCTGGGCGGAAAAAATTGCCGATTCGATGCCAGGAATGTTTGGTATTGCCGAAAGCGTTTATCCAATTCTACTCAAAGGGCAAGAGGTAAAATCATGA
- a CDS encoding flagellar basal body P-ring protein FlgI, which produces MLHRLLTLIFIWLQVFPAVHAANPVRIKDIVSFEGVRNNQLVGYGLVVGLNGTGDSINSIPYTKESLAGMLERLGVNVRDSSGEIMLAGKNIAAVMVTATMPAFARHGTNIDVSVSALGDAKDLRGGTLLVTPLLGADGDVYAVAQGAVATNGFNASGKSGTSVVKGVPTSAKIVNGAIIEKEVGFQLASLQHMNLSLKNPDFTTAQRISTVINEKFGALSRASDPTTVGVSIPEQYRGDLVTFLTHLEQLTVEPDQPAKIIIDDQDGVIVMGENVRISTVAVTQGSITIKITEDPQVSQPNPFTQVQQATVVDRTNVSVKEETGKMAVLRSGVSLQDLVNGLNALGVTPRDLISILRSIKAAGAIQADIEVI; this is translated from the coding sequence ATGTTACATAGACTCCTGACTCTTATCTTTATTTGGCTCCAGGTTTTCCCTGCTGTTCATGCAGCCAATCCTGTGCGGATCAAAGATATCGTTAGTTTTGAAGGCGTCAGAAACAACCAACTCGTAGGCTATGGCCTTGTTGTCGGTTTAAATGGCACAGGTGATTCTATTAACAGCATTCCTTATACAAAAGAAAGCCTGGCCGGCATGCTGGAACGCTTAGGCGTCAACGTCCGTGATTCATCAGGAGAAATCATGTTAGCCGGGAAAAATATTGCCGCTGTTATGGTAACCGCAACCATGCCTGCCTTTGCCCGTCACGGAACAAACATTGACGTTTCTGTATCGGCCTTAGGCGATGCCAAGGATTTGCGTGGCGGCACCCTTCTCGTCACACCGCTTCTTGGGGCTGATGGTGATGTTTACGCAGTTGCCCAAGGTGCTGTCGCAACAAATGGATTTAATGCTTCTGGCAAATCCGGAACATCGGTTGTCAAAGGTGTGCCAACCTCAGCCAAAATTGTTAATGGTGCCATTATTGAAAAAGAAGTAGGGTTCCAACTCGCCTCGCTTCAACACATGAACCTGAGCCTTAAAAATCCTGATTTCACAACAGCGCAGCGCATCAGCACCGTCATTAACGAAAAATTTGGCGCCCTATCGCGTGCATCCGACCCAACAACAGTTGGCGTATCCATTCCGGAACAATACCGTGGGGACTTGGTGACCTTCCTAACTCACCTTGAACAGCTAACTGTCGAACCTGATCAACCGGCAAAAATTATCATCGATGATCAAGACGGTGTCATCGTCATGGGTGAAAATGTTCGAATCTCAACAGTTGCCGTCACACAAGGCAGCATCACGATCAAGATCACCGAAGACCCACAAGTATCTCAACCCAACCCTTTTACCCAAGTCCAACAGGCAACTGTTGTTGATCGGACAAATGTTAGTGTCAAAGAGGAAACAGGGAAAATGGCGGTTTTACGCTCAGGCGTTTCCCTTCAAGACCTGGTCAATGGGTTAAATGCACTGGGTGTGACGCCCCGCGATCTCATTTCCATCCTCAGAAGTATTAAGGCAGCTGGGGCTATCCAAGCAGATATAGAGGTGATCTAA
- a CDS encoding ion transporter has translation MTSSIANFRKKAQDVFTSRAMQILIASLLLLSAILISWEITIRYHETPEAQKMAILLGHINNYILYIFAIEIVARVITFGRNYFKSGWNLFDFIIVGLSLLTVGSYFQIIRTFRLFLFLRTFAVFPNFQHLLTALGQAIPRIFSTMMLLLIAIYIFAVWGVIEYSATFPVWFGDLPAAFGTIFHAVLLGHTWSEVYDVMVKVDPDVGFFIYPMVVVLNFLLLQMVLGVIINALHFQHVNEQEHKKHSFILGWLTGKNKNHHDSPLSADTKIILHEIHKLKADLMDLQSKTTETKTKKE, from the coding sequence ATGACCTCATCCATCGCTAATTTCCGCAAAAAAGCACAAGACGTTTTTACATCAAGAGCAATGCAAATTTTGATCGCAAGCTTACTGTTATTAAGCGCTATTTTAATCAGCTGGGAAATTACCATTCGCTATCATGAAACGCCAGAAGCACAAAAAATGGCAATATTACTAGGGCACATCAACAATTATATATTATATATCTTTGCGATTGAAATCGTTGCCCGAGTGATAACGTTTGGTCGGAATTATTTTAAATCTGGATGGAACTTATTTGATTTTATCATTGTTGGGTTATCCCTGTTAACAGTTGGTTCTTACTTTCAAATTATTCGTACGTTTAGGCTTTTTCTTTTCTTGAGAACATTTGCAGTATTTCCGAATTTCCAACACTTATTAACCGCCCTAGGCCAAGCTATCCCACGAATATTTTCAACAATGATGTTGTTATTAATAGCCATTTATATTTTTGCAGTTTGGGGCGTTATTGAGTACTCAGCAACATTCCCTGTTTGGTTTGGTGATCTTCCCGCCGCGTTTGGCACCATATTTCACGCCGTTCTTTTAGGACACACATGGTCAGAAGTCTATGATGTCATGGTAAAAGTTGACCCAGACGTTGGCTTCTTTATCTATCCGATGGTTGTTGTCTTAAACTTCCTGCTTTTGCAAATGGTTCTAGGTGTCATCATTAACGCTCTTCATTTTCAACATGTCAATGAACAAGAACATAAAAAGCATTCATTCATCTTAGGATGGTTAACAGGGAAAAATAAAAACCATCATGACTCGCCCCTTTCTGCGGACACAAAAATCATTCTTCACGAGATTCATAAGTTGAAAGCAGATCTTATGGATTTACAATCAAAGACCACGGAAACAAAGACAAAAAAGGAATAG
- the lipB gene encoding lipoyl(octanoyl) transferase LipB, translating to MVKWLASDGFIAYPDALDTMQSITRDIHQGGQECIWLLEHPPLYTAGTSAKPQDLLMADRFPVFETGRGGQYTYHGPGQRVAYIMLDLNQRKPDLRWFVQELENWIIRILAEFGVTGFQREGRVGIWTDTPNGEAKIAAIGVRVSKWVTYHGIAINVHPDLSHFSGIVPCGLPQFGVTSLHDLGINVTMEQVDEALKQTCLF from the coding sequence ATGGTTAAGTGGCTTGCCTCTGATGGTTTTATTGCTTACCCGGACGCTTTAGACACAATGCAATCTATTACGCGTGATATTCATCAAGGAGGGCAAGAGTGTATTTGGTTGCTGGAACATCCACCTTTGTATACGGCAGGGACAAGTGCGAAACCTCAAGACTTATTGATGGCTGATCGATTTCCCGTCTTTGAAACAGGACGAGGAGGGCAGTATACCTATCATGGGCCCGGACAACGCGTTGCCTATATTATGTTAGATCTGAATCAACGTAAACCTGATCTTCGTTGGTTTGTTCAGGAATTAGAAAATTGGATTATTCGCATCTTGGCTGAATTTGGTGTGACGGGATTTCAACGAGAGGGTCGTGTTGGGATTTGGACAGATACGCCTAACGGAGAGGCAAAGATTGCAGCGATTGGGGTGCGTGTTTCCAAATGGGTGACCTATCATGGGATCGCGATTAATGTGCATCCGGACTTATCTCATTTTAGTGGGATTGTTCCGTGTGGTCTTCCTCAGTTTGGGGTGACCTCGCTACATGATCTGGGCATCAACGTCACGATGGAGCAGGTGGACGAAGCTCTTAAACAAACATGCTTGTTTTAA
- a CDS encoding M3 family oligoendopeptidase — translation MTLANLPRWDLTDFYKNTQDPTIQRDLNTTKDKVSKFVENYAGKLTSGQSILSAIKDYEVIEDLMAKLMSYAFLNSTTQLKEAEPQQFLQHIQEQITNLATPLVFFNLEVSKLDDAVLTQGYADMPDLKRYQSWLDNVRLYKDHQLSEDQERLMMEKALTGRSAWNRLYDETLAGIQFDWRGDKIGISEIVDKLSDKDAKIREEAAQSMSAGLKTQLSIFTMVTNVLAKDKEIDDRWRKYSHAVASRNLANQVEDEVVEALAIAVKESYKDLTHRYYALKAKWLGRDKIEYWDRNAPLPSADDRTIAWDEAKKTVYEAYHRFSPELAEIGQRFFDNPWIDVPAKPGKRSGAFAHPTTPSVHPYLMLNYQGKLRDVMTLAHELGHGVHQVLASDQGPLLADTPLTLAETASVFGEMLTFRSLLEGCSTRDQRRNLMAAKVEDMLNTVVRQIAFFEFEKRVHDMRRQKELTADDLGNIWMETQREALGNAVNLDESIRPYWSYISHFIHAPFYVYAYAFGDCLVNSLYAVYQQGHPKFAEKYLDLLRAGGSKRYPELLAPFGLDAKDPAFWSQGLSMISGMIDELEQL, via the coding sequence ATGACCTTAGCTAATTTGCCTAGATGGGATTTAACGGATTTTTATAAAAATACACAAGATCCAACTATTCAACGGGATTTAAATACTACCAAAGACAAGGTCTCTAAATTTGTTGAGAACTATGCTGGGAAATTAACGTCTGGTCAAAGTATTTTGTCTGCTATTAAGGACTATGAAGTTATTGAGGATTTAATGGCAAAGCTCATGAGTTATGCTTTTCTAAATTCAACAACTCAGTTGAAAGAAGCTGAGCCGCAACAATTTTTGCAGCATATCCAAGAGCAAATCACGAACCTAGCAACGCCGTTAGTATTTTTTAATTTAGAGGTATCAAAGTTGGACGATGCTGTTCTGACCCAAGGATATGCGGATATGCCGGATTTAAAACGTTATCAATCATGGCTTGATAATGTCCGTTTGTATAAAGACCATCAACTCTCTGAAGACCAAGAACGCTTAATGATGGAAAAGGCTTTAACCGGCCGTTCTGCTTGGAATCGATTGTATGATGAAACTTTGGCTGGGATTCAGTTTGATTGGCGCGGCGACAAAATTGGTATTAGTGAGATTGTTGATAAACTTAGCGATAAAGATGCTAAAATCCGTGAAGAGGCTGCTCAATCCATGAGCGCAGGGTTGAAAACACAACTTAGTATTTTTACCATGGTAACGAATGTTTTAGCTAAGGATAAGGAAATTGATGATCGTTGGCGCAAATACAGTCATGCTGTTGCTTCTCGGAATTTAGCGAATCAGGTTGAAGATGAAGTTGTTGAGGCGTTGGCTATAGCAGTAAAGGAATCTTACAAAGACTTAACGCATCGCTATTATGCCCTAAAAGCAAAGTGGTTAGGACGTGATAAGATTGAGTATTGGGATCGTAATGCCCCATTACCCTCAGCCGATGATCGCACGATTGCTTGGGATGAGGCAAAGAAAACAGTATATGAAGCATACCATCGCTTTAGTCCGGAATTGGCTGAAATTGGGCAACGTTTCTTTGATAATCCTTGGATTGATGTGCCGGCCAAACCCGGGAAGCGATCAGGGGCGTTTGCTCATCCAACAACGCCAAGTGTTCATCCGTATTTGATGCTCAATTACCAAGGTAAATTGCGGGACGTTATGACATTGGCTCATGAGTTGGGGCATGGTGTCCATCAGGTTTTAGCCTCAGATCAAGGCCCCTTGTTGGCGGATACGCCGTTAACCTTGGCAGAAACAGCATCTGTGTTTGGTGAGATGTTGACGTTCAGATCGTTGCTCGAGGGCTGTTCAACAAGAGACCAACGTCGAAATTTGATGGCGGCAAAAGTTGAGGATATGCTCAATACAGTTGTTCGACAAATTGCCTTTTTCGAATTTGAAAAACGCGTACATGACATGCGTCGTCAAAAAGAATTAACCGCGGATGACTTGGGTAATATTTGGATGGAAACCCAGAGAGAAGCTTTGGGTAATGCCGTGAATTTGGATGAGAGTATCCGCCCGTACTGGTCATATATCTCTCACTTTATTCACGCGCCATTTTATGTTTATGCTTATGCTTTTGGTGATTGCTTAGTTAATTCTTTGTATGCGGTTTATCAACAAGGGCATCCTAAATTTGCTGAGAAATATCTCGATTTATTACGGGCAGGCGGCAGTAAACGCTATCCGGAATTATTGGCACCTTTTGGTTTAGATGCAAAAGATCCAGCATTTTGGAGCCAAGGTCTTTCTATGATTTCGGGGATGATTGATGAACTGGAACAACTCTAA
- a CDS encoding AarF/ABC1/UbiB kinase family protein produces MDDSTLTGRLKRYAQVTSAMTGLAGRLVGEKYLGVAINRETHAEDLKRLLGGLKGPLMKVAQFLATVPGALPPEYAEELLELQSNAPAMGWSFVRRRMMTELGADWLSKFNEFDQNATAAASLGQVHKAQLTTGEWVACKLQYPDMQSVIEADLAQLKLLFSVYESFNNALKTDEIQQEIDDRLREELDYGREANNLDRFSNVFDCVPWVKIPKVFRDYSTQRLLTMDWLDGKNALDYVSADQSTRDELGKRLFQAWYTPLYKHGVVHGDPHPGNYKVQDDLSLVILDLGCIREFPKSFVHGVIELYRALQNNDQARAVHAYEQWGFQNLTKEVIEIITQWAKMLYDPLLDDRVRLIQNDVLGQVGWETATKVHDQLSQAGGIRPPREFVFMDRAAVGIGSVLMRLQAKQNWHRLFEEMIA; encoded by the coding sequence ATGGATGATTCAACGTTGACAGGACGTCTTAAACGTTATGCGCAAGTAACCTCAGCCATGACGGGCTTAGCGGGTCGCCTTGTGGGGGAGAAATACCTCGGTGTTGCTATTAACCGAGAAACCCACGCTGAAGACTTAAAGCGATTATTAGGGGGATTGAAAGGCCCTTTGATGAAAGTGGCACAATTTTTGGCCACTGTGCCGGGGGCACTTCCTCCTGAATACGCCGAAGAATTACTGGAATTACAATCGAATGCGCCAGCTATGGGGTGGTCGTTTGTACGGCGCCGCATGATGACGGAATTGGGGGCTGATTGGCTTTCAAAATTCAATGAATTTGACCAAAATGCAACAGCAGCAGCGTCCCTCGGGCAGGTGCATAAAGCGCAATTAACGACGGGTGAGTGGGTGGCGTGTAAATTGCAGTATCCGGATATGCAGTCGGTAATTGAAGCAGACTTAGCTCAATTGAAGTTGCTGTTTTCTGTTTACGAATCTTTTAATAATGCGTTGAAAACCGATGAGATTCAGCAAGAGATTGATGATCGCTTGCGTGAAGAGTTGGATTATGGTCGTGAAGCAAATAACCTAGATCGATTTTCTAACGTTTTTGATTGTGTTCCGTGGGTTAAAATTCCAAAGGTTTTCCGAGACTATTCAACGCAGCGCCTATTGACCATGGACTGGCTGGACGGTAAGAATGCTTTGGATTATGTATCCGCGGATCAATCAACGCGTGATGAGTTAGGTAAGAGATTGTTTCAAGCATGGTATACACCGTTATACAAGCATGGTGTTGTTCATGGGGATCCGCATCCCGGAAATTATAAGGTTCAGGATGATTTATCTTTGGTGATCTTGGATTTGGGATGTATTCGGGAATTCCCAAAAAGTTTTGTTCATGGGGTGATTGAACTCTATCGGGCCTTACAAAACAACGACCAAGCGCGTGCTGTTCATGCCTATGAGCAATGGGGTTTTCAGAACTTGACTAAGGAAGTAATCGAGATCATTACCCAATGGGCAAAGATGCTGTATGATCCTTTGTTAGATGATCGTGTGCGTCTTATACAAAATGATGTTTTGGGACAAGTTGGTTGGGAAACAGCAACCAAGGTACATGATCAACTCAGTCAAGCCGGTGGGATTCGCCCGCCGCGCGAATTTGTTTTTATGGATCGTGCTGCTGTTGGAATTGGATCTGTCTTGATGCGACTGCAGGCAAAACAAAACTGGCACCGGTTGTTCGAAGAGATGATTGCCTAG
- a CDS encoding serine hydroxymethyltransferase, translating to MTHYLFQQDPDLANSIQQELERQQNQIELIASENIVSDAVLEAQGSILTNKYAEGYAGRRYYGGCEFVDIAENLAIDRLKKLFNCGFANVQPHSGAQANQAAFMALIKPGDTILGMSLDAGGHLTHGCPVNQSGKWFHAINYGVHADTHLIDYDEVARLADEHKPKLIIAGGSAYPRIIDFARFREIADSVGAYLMVDMAHFAGLVAGGVYPSPLPHAHIVTSTTHKTLRGPRGGIVLTNHEDIAKKINSAVFPGLQGGPLMHVIAAKAVAFGEALKPEFQEYAARVVQNSKALADTLVLHGFNLVSGGTDSHLMLVDLTPKGVNGKDTCNALEHVNITCNKNGIPGDPLPPTITSGIRLGSPAATSRGFGEAEFIQIGHWIAEVCDHLSAGKASPDFIKNDVVALCQGFPIYKSLRYV from the coding sequence ATGACTCATTATTTATTTCAGCAAGATCCGGATCTTGCAAATTCCATACAGCAAGAGCTTGAGCGTCAACAGAATCAGATCGAATTGATTGCCTCTGAAAACATCGTTTCCGATGCGGTTCTTGAGGCGCAAGGGTCAATTTTAACCAATAAATATGCCGAAGGGTATGCCGGACGTCGCTATTATGGTGGGTGTGAGTTTGTGGATATTGCTGAAAATCTTGCCATCGACCGTCTAAAGAAATTATTTAATTGCGGGTTTGCCAACGTGCAACCTCATTCAGGAGCGCAAGCTAACCAAGCTGCTTTTATGGCGTTGATTAAGCCTGGCGATACAATTCTGGGGATGTCTTTGGATGCGGGTGGGCATTTGACGCATGGCTGTCCTGTTAACCAGTCTGGCAAGTGGTTCCATGCCATTAATTACGGGGTTCATGCGGACACGCACTTGATCGATTATGATGAGGTGGCACGTTTGGCAGATGAACATAAACCAAAACTAATTATTGCGGGTGGGTCTGCTTATCCGCGAATTATCGACTTTGCTCGATTCCGTGAGATTGCCGATTCAGTCGGTGCTTATCTTATGGTTGATATGGCGCACTTTGCTGGACTGGTTGCCGGTGGTGTTTACCCAAGTCCGTTGCCTCATGCTCATATTGTAACATCAACCACCCATAAAACCTTGCGTGGTCCGCGGGGGGGGATTGTGCTAACGAATCATGAAGATATTGCGAAAAAAATAAACTCAGCGGTATTCCCCGGATTGCAGGGTGGTCCGTTAATGCACGTTATTGCCGCCAAAGCTGTTGCCTTTGGTGAAGCCTTAAAGCCTGAGTTCCAAGAGTATGCAGCTCGCGTTGTGCAAAATTCTAAGGCTTTGGCTGACACGCTTGTGCTCCATGGGTTTAATCTTGTGTCCGGTGGAACGGATTCTCATTTAATGTTGGTGGATCTAACGCCAAAAGGTGTGAATGGTAAAGATACGTGTAACGCGCTAGAGCATGTCAATATCACCTGTAACAAGAATGGTATTCCGGGGGATCCATTGCCACCGACTATTACGTCTGGAATTCGCTTAGGGTCACCTGCTGCGACCAGTCGCGGCTTTGGCGAGGCAGAGTTTATACAAATCGGTCATTGGATTGCGGAAGTGTGTGATCATTTGTCAGCTGGTAAGGCTTCTCCTGATTTCATTAAGAATGATGTTGTTGCCCTGTGCCAGGGATTTCCGATCTATAAAAGTTTGAGGTATGTTTAA
- the nrdR gene encoding transcriptional regulator NrdR, with protein MRCPFCSHSDTAVKDSRNTDDLSAIRRRRFCQECGSRFTTFERIQLRDLVVIKKDGNRVPFDRDKLARSIVMALHKRAVPAERIERVISSIVRQLETSGDGEIATKDIGSIVMEALINLDTVAYVRFASIYHEFNEVSDFIDFISQMKNSAKNVQEAL; from the coding sequence ATGCGCTGCCCCTTCTGCAGTCACAGTGATACAGCTGTTAAAGACTCACGGAACACAGACGATTTATCCGCCATTCGTCGCCGTCGATTTTGTCAAGAATGCGGAAGCCGTTTTACAACGTTCGAACGGATTCAACTCCGAGATCTCGTCGTGATTAAAAAAGATGGGAATCGTGTACCGTTTGACCGAGATAAATTAGCACGATCCATTGTAATGGCATTGCATAAACGTGCTGTCCCTGCTGAAAGGATTGAGCGCGTTATCTCGAGTATTGTGCGCCAACTTGAGACAAGTGGTGATGGTGAAATCGCAACTAAGGACATTGGGTCCATTGTCATGGAAGCCTTAATCAATTTAGATACGGTGGCCTATGTGCGTTTTGCCAGTATTTATCACGAATTCAACGAGGTTTCTGATTTTATCGATTTTATCTCCCAAATGAAAAATTCTGCTAAGAATGTACAAGAAGCCTTATGA
- a CDS encoding ATP-binding cassette domain-containing protein: MSQPPLFTIKDLKLTFGGKPLFEGLSLQICPRDRICLVGRNGCGKSTLLKVIAGLIESDDGDFFTQPGTKISYLPQDAELPSSITMRQHLMDETGCAAFEAESWLGQVQLDPDQTMERLSGGEKRRLLIARSMVSEPDIVLLDEPTNHLDIPAIEWLEETLKSFRGAIVVISHDRSFLKRVSAQTWWIDRGELKANDKGYSDFDRWTEALLLEEERQLEKLNAKLRLEEDWLHRGVTARRKRNQGRLRQLMTMRDERRSRLQNRPKAASLGGVSGDVSSKVVIECHNLTKFFGDKCVVKGFSTIIQRGDRIGIVGANGAGKTTLLKLLLKQIPVDEGKCHVGASVDLIYLDQMRDALDPTETLWETLCPNGGDQVMIQGKPRHVMGYLKEFLFDPKQVRSPVSILSGGEKNRLALAKAFTQPGNLLVLDEPTNDLDMDTLDLLQEMLYEFEGTLLIVSHDRDFLDRLVTSVIAVEGNGDVTEYAGGYTDYLEKRKPKIVTVTKSEKKESELIRPKTERKVSFNEKHEFDKLPGIIESLEHEIGLIELKLEDPMFYQNHPQEFTTLSARLEQAKHELEVAELRWLKLSEKIEG; encoded by the coding sequence ATGAGTCAACCACCCTTATTTACAATTAAAGACCTAAAATTAACTTTTGGCGGGAAGCCTTTGTTCGAGGGGCTTTCTTTGCAAATATGCCCGCGGGATCGGATTTGTCTTGTGGGACGCAATGGATGCGGTAAGTCAACATTACTGAAAGTTATTGCGGGGCTGATCGAATCTGATGATGGCGATTTTTTTACGCAACCGGGGACTAAAATTTCATATTTGCCACAGGATGCAGAGCTACCATCATCGATAACCATGCGCCAACACTTGATGGATGAGACAGGGTGTGCTGCATTCGAAGCTGAATCATGGTTGGGGCAAGTGCAACTCGATCCGGATCAAACTATGGAACGGTTGTCAGGGGGCGAAAAGCGTCGACTTTTGATCGCCCGATCTATGGTTAGTGAACCTGATATTGTTTTGCTTGATGAGCCAACAAACCATCTGGATATTCCTGCTATTGAGTGGTTGGAAGAAACCCTAAAGTCTTTCCGTGGCGCTATTGTTGTGATCAGCCATGATCGAAGTTTTTTAAAGCGTGTTTCTGCGCAAACATGGTGGATTGATCGAGGTGAACTGAAAGCAAATGATAAAGGCTATTCTGATTTTGATCGCTGGACAGAGGCTTTATTGCTTGAAGAAGAGCGGCAACTTGAAAAACTTAATGCAAAACTCAGATTGGAAGAAGATTGGTTGCACCGCGGTGTGACAGCCCGTCGTAAACGTAACCAAGGACGCCTACGTCAATTGATGACGATGCGGGATGAACGACGATCTCGTCTGCAAAATCGACCAAAAGCGGCGAGTCTGGGTGGTGTTTCCGGCGATGTATCGAGTAAGGTCGTCATTGAATGTCATAATTTAACTAAATTCTTTGGAGATAAATGCGTTGTCAAGGGATTCTCAACAATCATTCAACGTGGTGATCGTATTGGAATTGTTGGTGCGAATGGGGCGGGTAAGACAACCTTATTGAAATTGTTGCTCAAGCAAATTCCTGTGGACGAAGGAAAGTGTCATGTGGGTGCTAGCGTTGATCTTATTTATCTTGATCAAATGCGTGATGCTTTAGATCCGACTGAAACGCTTTGGGAAACTTTATGCCCGAATGGTGGGGATCAAGTTATGATTCAAGGAAAACCGAGGCATGTGATGGGATATCTCAAGGAATTCTTGTTCGACCCTAAGCAAGTCCGGAGCCCTGTTTCGATTTTGTCAGGGGGTGAGAAAAACCGTCTTGCCTTAGCCAAAGCCTTTACGCAACCGGGGAATCTATTGGTCTTGGATGAACCAACTAATGATCTGGATATGGATACACTCGATTTATTGCAGGAAATGCTCTATGAGTTCGAAGGGACGTTGTTGATTGTCAGCCACGATCGAGATTTCCTAGATCGACTGGTGACATCAGTGATTGCCGTTGAGGGGAACGGCGATGTCACTGAATATGCTGGTGGATATACAGATTATTTGGAAAAGCGTAAACCAAAGATTGTCACTGTTACTAAGTCGGAAAAGAAAGAGTCAGAGTTGATTCGCCCTAAAACGGAACGTAAGGTCAGCTTTAATGAAAAACATGAGTTTGATAAACTGCCCGGAATCATTGAATCCTTAGAGCATGAAATTGGTTTGATTGAGCTTAAACTGGAAGATCCGATGTTTTATCAGAATCATCCTCAAGAATTTACAACTCTGTCAGCACGTCTAGAGCAAGCAAAACACGAGTTGGAGGTAGCGGAGTTGAGGTGGTTAAAGTTATCAGAGAAAATAGAAGGGTAG
- a CDS encoding thioredoxin domain-containing protein, translated as MSSKIVAFLFILVSSNFAQSNAPIDIPGNAHPLPEVGFGSPKALVKVVMYHSLTCHHCIDFKLNKLPVLQQKYIDSGRLYFVLKDFPTDEFSLKLAIICWIGRDVAKYLERSHLIMVNFNLDKDKTVEFDWVNAEHPTEVIEKMLTPTGISSSVIQPTFDDKSIEDAILHDALIAGRDLKLNFAPGFTVNGKLVDMKDLDEAIADALQEASKKNVLVDKPKVTHQRNGLGQSLKAAAAA; from the coding sequence ATGAGTAGTAAAATAGTTGCTTTTCTTTTCATCTTAGTAAGCTCGAATTTTGCGCAATCCAATGCGCCAATCGATATCCCTGGGAATGCCCATCCTTTGCCAGAGGTTGGTTTTGGGAGTCCAAAAGCCCTTGTTAAGGTTGTAATGTATCATTCTTTGACATGTCATCATTGTATTGATTTTAAATTAAATAAATTACCCGTCCTACAACAAAAATACATTGATTCAGGGCGCCTTTACTTTGTTCTAAAAGATTTTCCAACCGATGAGTTTTCGCTAAAATTAGCGATCATTTGTTGGATTGGTCGTGATGTTGCTAAGTATTTAGAACGTTCTCACTTAATCATGGTCAATTTTAATTTGGATAAGGATAAAACTGTCGAGTTTGATTGGGTTAACGCAGAGCACCCCACGGAAGTGATCGAAAAAATGTTGACGCCAACGGGGATAAGCTCTTCAGTTATTCAGCCTACATTTGATGACAAATCCATTGAGGATGCTATCCTCCATGATGCTCTGATAGCCGGACGTGATCTTAAATTAAATTTCGCGCCGGGTTTTACTGTTAACGGGAAGCTTGTTGATATGAAGGATCTGGATGAAGCGATTGCGGATGCACTGCAGGAGGCTTCTAAGAAAAATGTTCTGGTTGATAAACCAAAAGTTACCCATCAAAGAAATGGCTTGGGCCAATCTTTAAAAGCAGCAGCGGCGGCTTAG